From the Kribbella sp. CA-293567 genome, the window GCACATCACCGGCGACCCGTGGCCGCGCAAGGAGGTGCGGCAGCAGCGGCTGGAGGAGTCGGTCGACGTGATCCGGAAGCTGCTGAGCGGTGAGGAAGTGAGCCACGACGGGCTGGTCACTGTCGACCGAGCTCGCGTCTGGACCCGCCCCGAGGAGCCGCCGGCGCTGCTGGCCGCGGCAGTCTCCACGGCGACGGCCGAGCGGAGCGCGGCCTGGGCCGACGGGATGATCACCATTCCGGCCGGCGACGACGATCACCTGCGCCGGATGATCGCGGCGTACAAAGACAACGGCGGCCGGGGGAAGGTCTGCCTGCAGGTGCACCTGAGCTATCACCCGGACGAGGACGAGGCGCTCCGGATCGCGCACGAGCAGTGGCGGTCCAACGTGTTCCCGCCACCGTTCTGCTGGGACACCGACTCCGCCGAGGCCTTCGACCTGGCGGCCGAGCACGTCCGGCCGGAGGCGATGCACGACGCGGTCCGGATCTCGTCCGATCCCGGCCGGCACGCCGGGTGGCTGCAGAACTACGCCGATCTCGGGTTCGACGCGATCTATCTGCACCACGTCGGGCAGCAGCAGTCGGAGTTCCTCGACGTGTTCGGCGCCAAGGTGCTCTCCCAGCTGGAGGTGACTCACCCGTGAGGCTGACCGAGACCGCCGACGTCTGGTGGAAGAACGCCGTCGTCTACTGCCTGGACATCGAGACCTTCTTCGACACCGACGGGGACGGCCGCGGTGACATCCGCGGCCTGTCGCAACGGATCGACCACCTCGCCGACCTCGGCGTGACGTGTCTGTGGCTGATGCCGTTCTACCCGACGCCCGATCGCGACGACGGCTACGACATCACCGACTTCTACGGCGTCGACCCGAACCTGGGCACGCACGGCGACCTGGTCGAGCTGATCACGCTGGCCCAGGACCGCGGCATCCGGGTGATCGCCGACCTGGTGGTGAACCACACCTCCGACCAGCATCCGTGGT encodes:
- a CDS encoding TIGR03885 family FMN-dependent LLM class oxidoreductase, which translates into the protein MTVYGFHASHEQVPPADLLAAVVRAEQVGFTAAMCSDHFSPWSARQGQSGFAWSWLGAALQATGLPFGVVNAPGQRYHPAIIAQAIGTLGSMYPGRFWAALGTGEASNEHITGDPWPRKEVRQQRLEESVDVIRKLLSGEEVSHDGLVTVDRARVWTRPEEPPALLAAAVSTATAERSAAWADGMITIPAGDDDHLRRMIAAYKDNGGRGKVCLQVHLSYHPDEDEALRIAHEQWRSNVFPPPFCWDTDSAEAFDLAAEHVRPEAMHDAVRISSDPGRHAGWLQNYADLGFDAIYLHHVGQQQSEFLDVFGAKVLSQLEVTHP